From Nitrospinota bacterium, a single genomic window includes:
- a CDS encoding IS110 family transposase — GKPKKVALIAVMRKLLHIAYGILKNKTAFNPKLHMKTA, encoded by the coding sequence CGGGAAAACCGAAAAAAGTGGCCCTTATCGCCGTCATGCGGAAACTGCTGCACATCGCCTACGGCATACTTAAAAACAAAACCGCCTTTAACCCGAAATTGCACATGAAAACCG